A window from Rhizobium sp. BG4 encodes these proteins:
- a CDS encoding ANTAR domain-containing protein, whose translation MRETPNFTGWHAAIIHREDSNTERLIRQLRLLGIRTSLQWAPLAATDLPDLVIVDADQGWDDLLPWKDPAAACPVVALLGSEAPGRIAWALEQGAGAIIAKPIATSAVYPALVMAVSIHQERKNNAERLQYLEERVRLRPLVHAAVEKLMAAHRVDEERAYAILRDCAMRRRLPMEQIAAFIIGGAEPLPEAG comes from the coding sequence ATGAGGGAAACCCCGAATTTCACCGGCTGGCACGCCGCCATCATCCATCGCGAAGACAGCAATACCGAGAGACTGATCCGTCAGCTCCGGCTTCTCGGCATCCGTACCAGCCTGCAATGGGCGCCGCTTGCGGCGACCGACCTGCCCGATCTCGTCATCGTCGATGCCGACCAGGGCTGGGACGATCTCTTGCCCTGGAAGGATCCGGCAGCGGCCTGCCCCGTCGTCGCCCTTCTCGGCTCCGAAGCACCGGGTCGCATCGCCTGGGCCCTGGAACAGGGCGCCGGCGCCATCATCGCCAAACCGATCGCCACGTCAGCCGTCTATCCGGCGCTGGTCATGGCCGTCTCGATCCATCAGGAACGCAAGAACAATGCCGAACGGCTGCAATATCTCGAAGAGCGCGTGCGCCTTCGCCCCCTCGTCCATGCCGCGGTGGAAAAGCTGATGGCCGCGCACCGTGTCGATGAGGAACGCGCCTACGCGATCCTGCGCGATTGCGCCATGCGCCGCAGGTTACCGATGGAGCAGATCGCCGCCTTCATCATCGGCGGCGCCGAGCCCCTGCCGGAGGCCGGTTGA
- a CDS encoding ABC transporter permease, with amino-acid sequence MRVLKEMLRQPAALFGLVVVLLVVVMAIAAPWIAPFDPDNQMFDGLSLEGAPLPPGGQFLLGTDTLGRDLFSRLLYGARTSLVIGLVANGIAVAIGLLVGIVAGYVKGLASNVLMRFTDLMMAFPALLLAIVLAALLRPSLWIVAMVIALVNWVQVARIVYTETRGLSERDFIMAERSLGAGHLRVLFMHILPHLIPTAIVWGTLGIATTVLLEATLSFLGIGVQPPQPSWGNIIFESQSYFQAAPWLVFFPGIVILLTALSFNLVGDALRDILDPTQRGRN; translated from the coding sequence ATGCGCGTGTTGAAGGAAATGCTGCGCCAGCCCGCGGCCCTGTTCGGCCTCGTGGTCGTTCTGCTCGTCGTCGTCATGGCGATTGCCGCTCCGTGGATCGCGCCCTTCGATCCTGACAACCAGATGTTCGACGGGCTTTCGCTCGAGGGTGCGCCGCTGCCGCCCGGCGGCCAGTTTCTGCTCGGCACCGATACGCTCGGCCGCGATCTCTTCTCCCGCCTGCTTTACGGCGCCCGTACCTCGCTGGTCATCGGCCTTGTCGCCAACGGCATCGCGGTTGCGATCGGCCTCCTCGTCGGAATCGTCGCCGGTTATGTGAAGGGTCTCGCCAGCAACGTACTGATGCGCTTTACCGACCTGATGATGGCCTTCCCGGCGCTGCTGCTCGCCATCGTTCTTGCCGCCCTGCTGCGCCCGAGCCTCTGGATCGTCGCGATGGTCATCGCGCTGGTCAACTGGGTGCAGGTGGCGCGTATCGTCTATACCGAGACTCGCGGCCTCTCCGAGCGCGATTTCATCATGGCCGAACGCTCGCTCGGCGCCGGGCATCTACGCGTGCTCTTCATGCATATCCTGCCGCACCTGATCCCGACGGCGATCGTCTGGGGCACGCTCGGCATCGCCACCACCGTGCTGCTCGAAGCAACGCTCTCCTTCCTCGGCATCGGCGTGCAGCCGCCGCAGCCTTCCTGGGGCAACATCATCTTCGAGAGCCAGAGCTATTTCCAGGCAGCCCCTTGGCTGGTGTTCTTCCCAGGGATCGTCATCCTGCTGACCGCCCTCTCCTTCAATCTGGTCGGTGACGCGCTGCGCGACATTCTCGATCCGACGCAGCGGGGGAGAAACTGA
- a CDS encoding ABC transporter permease has product MMFLVLRRLAQAFLILLGVAAITFVLLYALPADPARMIAGRSATAQTVANIRHELGLDQPLLVQFWHYLTNLLSGNLGRSYAQKTDVWTLIVARLPATLTLMLAGIAVEVILGLTLGTIAAIRRGGFVDRLVMMASFVGVSAPQFVVALLLLYVFAVTLGWFPMSGYGTLAHVVLPATTLGVLGAGWYARMVRSAMIDVLNQDYVRTARAKGLSSRRIIFRHALPNAILPIIAMIGIDIGQFMGGVVVVEAVYGWPGIGQLAWQAIQQVDIPIIMGVTLTSALAIVIGNLLADLIAPVIDPRIRTR; this is encoded by the coding sequence CTGATGTTCCTCGTTCTGCGCCGCCTCGCCCAGGCGTTTCTCATCCTGCTCGGTGTTGCCGCCATCACTTTCGTGCTGCTCTACGCGCTGCCCGCCGATCCGGCGCGCATGATCGCCGGACGCAGCGCCACGGCCCAGACGGTCGCCAATATCCGCCATGAGCTCGGCCTCGATCAGCCGCTGCTGGTGCAGTTCTGGCACTATCTGACCAATCTTCTTTCCGGCAATCTCGGCCGCTCCTATGCCCAGAAGACCGATGTCTGGACGCTGATCGTCGCCCGCCTGCCGGCAACGCTGACGCTGATGCTCGCCGGCATCGCCGTCGAGGTCATCCTCGGCCTGACGCTCGGCACGATCGCTGCGATCCGCCGCGGCGGCTTCGTCGACCGTCTCGTCATGATGGCCTCTTTCGTCGGCGTTTCGGCCCCGCAATTCGTTGTCGCACTCCTGCTTCTCTACGTCTTCGCCGTGACGCTCGGATGGTTTCCGATGAGCGGCTACGGCACGCTTGCCCATGTCGTGCTGCCGGCCACCACCCTTGGCGTCCTTGGCGCCGGCTGGTACGCACGCATGGTGCGCTCGGCGATGATCGACGTGCTCAATCAGGACTATGTGCGCACCGCCCGGGCCAAGGGCCTCTCGTCGCGCCGCATCATCTTCCGCCATGCCCTGCCCAACGCCATCCTGCCGATCATCGCCATGATCGGCATCGATATCGGCCAGTTCATGGGCGGCGTGGTCGTCGTCGAGGCCGTCTATGGCTGGCCGGGTATCGGCCAGCTTGCCTGGCAGGCAATCCAGCAGGTCGACATCCCGATCATCATGGGCGTGACGCTGACATCGGCGCTCGCCATCGTCATCGGCAACCTGCTTGCAGACCTCATCGCGCCGGTCATCGACCCGCGTATCCGTACACGTTGA
- a CDS encoding ABC transporter substrate-binding protein, whose protein sequence is MFKSWLRMTTMATVVALAPLSVMAQDAPKQGGDIIVTYKDDIATLDPAIGYDWVNWSMIKSLYSRLMDYEPGTPKLVPSLAESFTVSDDGLTYTFKLRKGVKFSNGREVVASDVKYSIERAVNPKTQGPGAGFFGAIKGFEDVTGGKSETLAGIETPDAGTVVFTLSRPDATFLHVLAINFASVVPKEAVEAAGGDFGKKPVGSGTFILKDWTIGQKLVFERNKDYFVKDVPHVDSFTVEVGQEPLVALLRLQKGEVDIAGDGIPPAKFLEIKNSADGPKMIVDGEQLHTGYITLNTKVKPFDNVKVRQAVNMAINKDRVTRILNGRATPANQPLPPLMPGYDKSFTGYTYDVAKAKALLAEAGFADGFETTLYSTNTDPQPRIAQAIQQDLAAVGIKAEVRALAQANVISAGGTEGEAPMIWSGGMAWIADFPDPSNFYGPILGCSGAVAGGWNWSWYCNKDLDARAVAADSMSDPAKGAERTAAWGEIFTDIMADAPWVPVINERRVVAKSLRMGGADNVYIDPTRVINYDAIYVNQ, encoded by the coding sequence ATGTTCAAAAGCTGGCTTCGAATGACGACCATGGCAACGGTGGTGGCGCTGGCGCCGCTGTCGGTCATGGCACAGGATGCTCCCAAGCAGGGCGGCGACATTATCGTCACCTACAAGGACGATATCGCCACCCTGGACCCGGCAATCGGTTACGACTGGGTCAACTGGTCGATGATCAAGAGTCTCTATTCCCGCCTGATGGACTATGAGCCCGGCACGCCGAAGCTTGTTCCCTCGCTGGCGGAAAGCTTCACCGTTTCGGATGACGGCCTCACCTACACGTTCAAGCTCCGCAAGGGCGTGAAGTTCTCGAACGGCCGCGAAGTCGTCGCTTCCGACGTCAAGTATTCGATCGAACGCGCCGTCAATCCTAAGACGCAGGGTCCGGGCGCCGGCTTCTTCGGCGCCATCAAGGGCTTCGAAGACGTCACCGGCGGCAAGTCCGAGACGCTCGCGGGCATCGAGACGCCTGACGCGGGCACCGTCGTCTTCACGCTGTCGCGTCCGGACGCAACCTTCCTGCACGTGCTCGCCATCAACTTCGCTTCCGTCGTTCCGAAGGAAGCCGTCGAGGCAGCTGGCGGCGATTTCGGCAAGAAGCCAGTCGGTTCCGGCACCTTCATCCTGAAGGACTGGACGATCGGCCAGAAGCTCGTCTTCGAACGCAACAAGGACTACTTCGTCAAGGACGTCCCGCATGTCGACAGCTTCACGGTCGAAGTCGGCCAGGAGCCGCTCGTCGCGCTTCTGCGCCTGCAGAAGGGTGAAGTCGATATCGCCGGCGACGGCATTCCGCCGGCCAAGTTCCTCGAGATCAAGAATTCGGCCGATGGCCCGAAGATGATCGTCGACGGCGAACAGCTGCATACCGGCTACATCACGCTCAACACCAAGGTGAAGCCCTTCGACAATGTCAAGGTTCGCCAGGCCGTCAACATGGCCATCAACAAGGACCGCGTCACCCGCATCCTGAACGGCCGCGCAACGCCTGCCAACCAGCCGCTGCCGCCGCTGATGCCGGGCTATGACAAGTCCTTCACCGGCTATACCTACGACGTCGCCAAGGCCAAGGCGCTGCTTGCCGAAGCCGGCTTCGCGGATGGCTTCGAAACCACGCTCTACTCGACCAACACCGATCCGCAGCCGCGTATCGCCCAGGCGATCCAGCAGGATCTGGCCGCCGTCGGCATCAAGGCTGAAGTCCGCGCGCTCGCACAGGCAAACGTCATCTCTGCCGGTGGCACGGAAGGCGAAGCACCGATGATCTGGTCGGGCGGCATGGCCTGGATCGCCGACTTCCCGGATCCGTCCAACTTCTACGGTCCGATCCTCGGTTGCTCGGGTGCGGTCGCAGGCGGCTGGAACTGGTCGTGGTACTGCAACAAGGATCTCGACGCCCGCGCGGTCGCCGCAGACTCCATGTCCGACCCGGCCAAGGGCGCAGAGCGCACCGCTGCCTGGGGCGAGATCTTCACCGACATCATGGCCGATGCGCCGTGGGTTCCCGTGATCAACGAGCGCCGCGTCGTTGCCAAGTCGCTGCGCATGGGCGGTGCTGACAATGTCTATATCGATCCGACCCGCGTCATCAATTACGACGCCATCTACGTCAATCAATAA
- a CDS encoding acetamidase/formamidase family protein — protein sequence MCIACTHTIHRAQHNFGWNKDFAPAVVAKPGETIHFECMDSSGGQLGRDATLDTLRDLDFGKINPVSGPVYVEGAKPGDALKVTLRKFIPSGIGWTANIPGFGLLADQFKDPALHVWSYDANSMVPALFGPGGRVPLKPFAGTIGVAPAEPGTHSVVPPRRVGGNMDIRDLTAGVTLYLPVEVEGALFSIGDTHAAQGDGEVCGTAIESQMNVEATIELVKDAKLQTPRFTTTEPVTRHLDGMGYEVTTGIGPDLMTGARESVMRMIDLLTAEHGLNPVDAYMLCSVCGDLRISEIVDMPNWVVSFYFPRIVFS from the coding sequence ATGTGCATTGCCTGCACCCACACCATTCACCGCGCCCAGCACAATTTCGGCTGGAACAAGGATTTTGCCCCGGCGGTCGTCGCCAAGCCGGGCGAGACGATCCATTTCGAATGCATGGATTCCTCGGGCGGCCAGCTCGGCCGCGATGCGACGCTCGATACGCTGCGCGATCTCGATTTCGGCAAGATCAATCCGGTCTCCGGTCCTGTCTATGTCGAAGGCGCGAAGCCGGGCGATGCACTGAAGGTGACGCTGCGCAAATTCATTCCGTCGGGCATCGGCTGGACGGCCAATATTCCGGGCTTCGGCCTGCTCGCCGACCAGTTCAAGGATCCGGCGCTGCATGTCTGGTCCTATGATGCAAACTCGATGGTTCCGGCACTCTTCGGCCCCGGCGGCCGCGTGCCGTTGAAGCCCTTCGCCGGTACGATCGGCGTTGCTCCGGCAGAACCCGGCACGCACTCCGTCGTCCCGCCGCGCCGCGTCGGCGGCAACATGGACATCCGCGACCTGACGGCCGGTGTGACACTCTATCTGCCCGTCGAGGTCGAAGGCGCGCTGTTCTCGATCGGCGATACGCACGCCGCCCAGGGCGACGGCGAAGTCTGCGGCACGGCGATCGAAAGCCAGATGAATGTCGAAGCGACGATCGAGCTCGTCAAGGACGCGAAACTGCAGACGCCGCGCTTCACGACCACCGAGCCGGTGACCCGCCATCTCGACGGCATGGGCTACGAAGTCACCACCGGCATCGGCCCCGACCTGATGACCGGCGCGCGCGAAAGCGTCATGCGGATGATCGACCTGCTGACCGCCGAACACGGCCTCAACCCGGTCGATGCCTATATGCTCTGCTCCGTCTGCGGCGATCTGCGCATCAGCGAAATCGTCGACATGCCGAACTGGGTCGTTTCCTTCTACTTCCCAAGGATCGTATTTTCGTGA
- a CDS encoding ABC transporter ATP-binding protein — protein sequence MTSPTNTAPVLSVRNLSVDARTPEGLKPVLRDVGFSLASGETLCIAGESGSGKSVTSLAIMGLLPKASLRVTSGNILLGERDLLTLSNRAMRDVRGGEVAMVFQEPMTSLNPVMSIGAQLTEAIREHQGSENAEATALQMLDAVQITDPARRLKQYPHELSGGMRQRVMIAMALSCRPKVLIADEPTTALDVTVQAQILKLMRELKTEFGTSIILITHDMGVVAEMADRVLIMQNGRIVEQGPSLEIFNRPQEDYTKQLLAAVPRLGALAGTDGPPRITPRKIEPERTGQAPVMSVRDLNVHYGSPAGRFFKGKPQVQAVSGVFFDIQPGQTLGLVGESGSGKSTTGKAALGLIPFTGDVLIDDRNIAGLSQREMRPVRRSAQMIFQDPYASLDSRMAVGAAIAEPMVIHGIGNKGERQDRVAELLRRVGLTPDAATRYPHEFSGGQRQRICIARALAVGPKLIVADESVAALDVSVRAKVLDLMLELQEQMGLAYLFISHDMAVIERMSHHVAVMRGGKIVEHGTRREIFENPKDEYTRALIAAVPIPDPEVYQKRAQAHA from the coding sequence GTGACATCGCCTACGAACACCGCGCCGGTCCTTTCCGTCCGCAATCTCAGCGTCGATGCCCGCACGCCCGAGGGCCTGAAGCCGGTCCTGAGGGATGTCGGCTTCAGCCTCGCCAGTGGCGAAACGCTCTGCATCGCGGGCGAATCCGGCTCGGGAAAATCGGTCACCTCGCTCGCCATCATGGGTCTGTTGCCGAAGGCGTCGCTGCGCGTCACCTCGGGCAATATCCTGCTTGGCGAGCGTGACCTGCTGACGCTGTCGAACCGCGCCATGCGCGACGTTCGCGGCGGCGAGGTCGCCATGGTCTTCCAGGAGCCGATGACCTCGCTGAACCCTGTCATGTCGATCGGCGCGCAGCTGACCGAGGCGATCCGCGAACACCAGGGCAGCGAGAATGCCGAGGCGACGGCGCTGCAGATGCTCGACGCCGTGCAGATCACCGATCCGGCCCGCCGTCTCAAGCAATATCCGCATGAGCTCTCCGGCGGCATGCGCCAGCGCGTGATGATCGCCATGGCGCTTTCCTGCCGCCCGAAGGTGCTGATCGCCGACGAGCCGACAACGGCACTCGACGTCACCGTTCAGGCGCAGATCCTCAAGCTGATGCGCGAGCTGAAGACCGAGTTCGGCACCTCGATCATCCTGATTACCCATGACATGGGCGTCGTCGCCGAAATGGCCGATCGCGTGCTGATCATGCAGAATGGCCGCATCGTCGAGCAGGGTCCGTCGCTTGAAATCTTCAACCGGCCGCAGGAAGACTATACCAAGCAGCTGCTCGCCGCTGTGCCGCGTCTCGGCGCGCTGGCCGGCACCGACGGCCCGCCGCGGATCACCCCGCGCAAGATCGAGCCGGAGCGCACGGGTCAGGCCCCGGTGATGAGCGTGCGCGATCTCAACGTCCACTATGGCAGCCCGGCAGGCCGCTTCTTCAAGGGCAAGCCGCAGGTTCAGGCCGTCAGCGGCGTTTTCTTCGATATCCAGCCCGGCCAGACGCTCGGCCTCGTTGGCGAAAGCGGCTCTGGCAAATCGACGACCGGCAAGGCGGCGCTTGGCCTGATCCCGTTCACCGGTGATGTGCTGATCGACGACCGGAACATCGCCGGCCTCAGCCAGCGCGAGATGCGCCCGGTGCGCCGCTCGGCGCAGATGATCTTCCAGGACCCCTATGCCTCGCTCGACAGCCGCATGGCGGTCGGCGCCGCCATCGCCGAACCGATGGTCATCCATGGCATCGGCAACAAGGGCGAGCGGCAGGATCGCGTCGCCGAACTGCTGCGCCGCGTCGGCCTGACGCCGGATGCGGCGACCCGCTATCCGCACGAATTCTCCGGTGGTCAGCGCCAGCGCATCTGCATCGCGCGTGCGCTCGCCGTCGGGCCGAAGCTGATCGTCGCGGACGAGAGCGTTGCGGCACTCGACGTATCGGTGCGCGCCAAGGTGCTCGACCTGATGCTGGAACTGCAGGAGCAGATGGGGCTTGCCTATCTCTTCATCTCACACGACATGGCCGTCATCGAGCGCATGTCGCACCACGTCGCCGTCATGCGCGGCGGCAAGATCGTCGAGCACGGAACGCGCCGCGAAATCTTCGAGAACCCGAAGGACGAGTACACGCGGGCGCTGATCGCCGCCGTGCCGATCCCCGATCCCGAAGTCTATCAGAAGCGGGCACAGGCCCACGCCTGA
- a CDS encoding transporter substrate-binding domain-containing protein, whose amino-acid sequence MPTRMISKLALIAGAGLLAFASVANADVLENIKKAGKVRIAVAMGIPEYSFVDENLKPTGSDVETAKLIAKDLGVELELVEITNAARVPSVQTGKADMVVSSLGITEERKKAIDYSVPYATLALVVAGPADAAIKDYADLDGKRIGVTRATTNDQDITAKAKGADIVRFEDDATLITSVVSGQVDILSSQSAVINGINKKMTANPLQVKFTQKETNLGIGIPKGETALKGWLDGWVKTNFDNKVLRDIYRKYHNAELPDDLTSRQ is encoded by the coding sequence ATGCCGACGAGAATGATTTCGAAACTGGCGCTCATCGCCGGAGCAGGCCTTCTGGCCTTTGCATCGGTTGCCAATGCCGACGTGCTTGAAAACATCAAGAAGGCCGGGAAAGTCCGCATCGCCGTGGCGATGGGCATTCCGGAATATTCCTTCGTCGATGAAAACCTGAAGCCGACCGGCTCGGACGTCGAAACCGCCAAGCTGATCGCCAAGGATCTCGGCGTCGAGCTGGAGCTGGTGGAAATCACCAACGCCGCTCGCGTTCCCTCGGTGCAGACAGGCAAGGCCGACATGGTGGTCTCGTCGCTCGGCATCACCGAAGAGCGCAAGAAGGCGATCGACTACTCGGTTCCCTACGCGACGCTCGCTCTCGTCGTTGCCGGTCCGGCTGACGCCGCGATCAAGGACTATGCCGATCTCGACGGCAAGCGCATCGGCGTGACGCGCGCCACCACCAACGACCAGGACATCACTGCCAAGGCCAAGGGTGCTGATATCGTCCGCTTCGAGGATGATGCGACGCTGATCACCTCTGTCGTCTCCGGCCAGGTCGATATCCTGTCCAGCCAGTCGGCCGTCATCAACGGCATCAACAAGAAGATGACCGCCAATCCGCTGCAGGTGAAGTTCACCCAGAAGGAGACCAATCTCGGCATCGGCATCCCGAAGGGTGAGACCGCTCTTAAGGGCTGGCTCGACGGATGGGTCAAGACCAATTTCGACAACAAGGTGCTGCGCGACATCTACCGCAAGTACCACAATGCCGAACTGCCCGACGATCTGACCTCGCGCCAGTAA
- a CDS encoding amino acid ABC transporter ATP-binding protein, whose translation MPAAVKLTNVVKRFGALEVLKGVSFEINTGEVVALIGQSGSGKSTALRCINRLETIQDGTIEVCGHRVEDPKLDLRALRRDIGMVFQSYNLFPHMTVAENIMLALRRVKSMRKDQAHEIAKQVLAKVGLSEKIDNYPEQLSGGQQQRVAIARSLAMQPKVMLFDEVTSALDPKLTGEVLRVMEDLARGGMTMIVVTHEMGFAKRAANRVIYMHTGKVWETGGADILSNPQTPELKEFMAEEL comes from the coding sequence ATGCCGGCCGCCGTTAAACTCACCAATGTCGTCAAGCGTTTCGGTGCCCTCGAGGTGCTGAAGGGCGTGTCCTTCGAGATCAATACCGGCGAGGTCGTCGCCCTGATCGGCCAATCCGGTTCCGGCAAGAGCACGGCGCTGCGCTGCATCAACCGGCTGGAGACGATCCAGGACGGCACGATCGAGGTCTGCGGCCATCGCGTCGAGGATCCGAAGCTCGATCTGCGCGCGCTTCGCCGCGATATCGGCATGGTGTTTCAGAGCTACAATCTCTTCCCGCACATGACCGTCGCCGAAAACATCATGCTGGCGCTGCGCCGCGTCAAAAGCATGCGCAAGGACCAGGCTCACGAGATTGCCAAACAGGTCCTCGCCAAGGTCGGCCTGTCGGAGAAGATCGACAACTATCCGGAACAGCTGTCCGGCGGCCAGCAGCAGCGCGTGGCGATCGCCCGTTCGCTCGCCATGCAGCCGAAGGTGATGCTGTTCGACGAAGTGACCTCGGCGCTCGATCCGAAACTGACCGGCGAAGTGCTGCGCGTCATGGAAGATCTCGCCCGCGGCGGCATGACGATGATCGTCGTCACTCATGAGATGGGCTTCGCCAAGCGGGCCGCCAATCGCGTCATCTACATGCATACCGGCAAGGTCTGGGAGACCGGAGGGGCAGACATCCTTTCCAATCCGCAGACGCCGGAATTGAAGGAGTTCATGGCCGAAGAGCTGTGA
- a CDS encoding amino acid ABC transporter permease, with product MLGAFSTNHLFYLLDGLLWTVVLSALAFVLGGIAGFFVMLARISRFRWLRRTALVYIQIVQGTPLLIQMFLLYFGLGVFGISVPPLVAAGLGMMVYSSSYLGEIWRGAVESIAKTQFEAAECLGLTRWQALRDVILPQALKIATPPTVGFLVQLVKNTSLASVVGFLELTRAAQVINNSLFQPFLVFGVAALFYFCVCYPLSVWSRSLERKLNAGRR from the coding sequence ATGCTCGGCGCATTCTCGACCAATCATCTCTTCTACCTGCTGGACGGCCTGCTCTGGACCGTGGTGCTCTCGGCGCTGGCCTTCGTTCTCGGCGGCATTGCCGGCTTCTTCGTCATGCTGGCGCGCATCTCGCGCTTCCGCTGGCTGCGGCGCACGGCGCTGGTCTATATCCAGATCGTCCAGGGCACGCCGCTGCTGATCCAGATGTTCCTGCTCTATTTCGGCCTCGGCGTCTTCGGCATCTCGGTGCCGCCGCTCGTTGCAGCCGGTCTCGGTATGATGGTCTATTCGAGCTCCTATCTCGGCGAGATCTGGCGCGGCGCGGTGGAATCGATCGCCAAGACGCAGTTCGAGGCAGCCGAATGCCTGGGCCTCACCCGCTGGCAGGCATTGCGCGACGTCATCCTGCCACAGGCGCTGAAGATCGCCACGCCGCCGACGGTCGGCTTTCTCGTCCAGCTCGTCAAGAATACCTCGCTTGCATCCGTGGTCGGCTTCCTGGAGCTGACGCGCGCCGCGCAGGTCATCAACAACTCCCTGTTCCAGCCGTTCCTGGTCTTCGGCGTCGCAGCGCTCTTCTACTTCTGCGTCTGCTATCCGCTGTCGGTCTGGAGCCGTTCGCTTGAGAGGAAACTCAATGCCGGCCGCCGTTAA
- a CDS encoding amino acid ABC transporter permease, whose amino-acid sequence MQYQFDFGALLPYWQDFLSGALTTIEITLFSVIIGMGIGVACAIARRSNSAILRGIVSVYIETVRNTPFIVQIFFIFFGLSSIGFRLPIIAASVFAMVINVGAYTAEIVRAGMDSIHPSQIEAAEALGLSKFQIYRDIILLPAIERVYPSLSSQFILMMLSTSICSQISAEELTGVANNIQSNTFRSLETYFVVALLYIAITYLMRAAFFGLGLIAFPRRRRLGLGV is encoded by the coding sequence ATGCAGTATCAGTTCGATTTCGGGGCGCTCTTGCCCTACTGGCAGGATTTCCTGTCCGGCGCACTGACGACGATCGAGATCACCCTTTTCTCGGTGATCATCGGCATGGGCATCGGCGTGGCCTGCGCGATCGCCCGCCGCTCGAACTCCGCCATCCTGCGCGGCATCGTCAGCGTCTATATCGAAACGGTGCGCAACACGCCGTTCATCGTGCAGATCTTCTTCATCTTCTTCGGCCTCTCGTCGATCGGCTTCCGCCTGCCGATCATCGCGGCATCGGTCTTCGCGATGGTCATCAATGTCGGCGCCTATACGGCCGAGATCGTCCGCGCCGGGATGGATTCGATCCACCCGAGCCAGATCGAGGCGGCCGAGGCGCTCGGCCTTTCGAAATTCCAGATCTACCGCGACATTATCCTGCTGCCGGCGATCGAGCGCGTCTATCCGTCTCTCTCCAGCCAGTTCATTCTGATGATGCTGTCGACGTCGATCTGCTCGCAGATTTCGGCCGAAGAGCTGACGGGGGTTGCCAACAACATCCAGTCGAACACCTTCCGTTCGCTCGAAACCTATTTCGTCGTCGCGCTTCTCTATATCGCGATCACCTATCTGATGCGCGCCGCCTTCTTCGGGCTCGGCCTCATTGCATTCCCGCGCCGCCGCCGGCTCGGGCTTGGCGTGTGA
- the kduD gene encoding 2-dehydro-3-deoxy-D-gluconate 5-dehydrogenase KduD, with protein sequence MANPFDLSGRTAIVTGANTGIGQGIAVALAEAGASIAAVGRSSMEETEALVTKAGVRFHAIKADLGTIAPVKDIVAETISVFGSLDILVNNAGIIRRADAIDFTEEDWDAVIDTNLKTAFFLSQAAGRHMLEKGSGKIVNIASLLSFQGGIRIPSYTASKSGLAGITRLLACEWAGKGVNVNAIAPGYFSTNNTTALREDPDRNAAILARIPAGRWGTPSELGGAAVFLASAASDYVHGTVIPVDGGWLAR encoded by the coding sequence ATGGCCAACCCCTTCGATCTCTCGGGCCGCACCGCCATCGTTACCGGCGCCAATACCGGCATCGGCCAGGGCATCGCCGTCGCGCTCGCCGAGGCAGGCGCCTCGATCGCTGCCGTCGGCCGCTCGTCGATGGAGGAAACCGAAGCGCTGGTCACCAAGGCAGGTGTGCGTTTTCACGCGATCAAGGCCGATCTCGGCACGATCGCTCCGGTCAAGGATATCGTTGCGGAGACCATCTCGGTCTTCGGCTCTCTCGATATCCTGGTCAACAATGCCGGCATCATCCGCCGCGCCGATGCGATCGATTTTACCGAGGAAGACTGGGACGCGGTCATCGATACCAATCTGAAGACGGCCTTCTTCCTGTCGCAGGCGGCCGGCCGCCATATGCTGGAAAAGGGCAGCGGCAAGATCGTCAACATTGCCTCGCTGCTATCCTTCCAGGGCGGCATCCGCATTCCGTCCTATACGGCCTCGAAGAGCGGCCTTGCCGGGATCACCCGGCTGCTCGCCTGCGAATGGGCGGGCAAGGGCGTCAACGTCAACGCGATCGCGCCCGGCTATTTCTCGACCAACAACACCACGGCGCTGCGTGAGGACCCGGATCGCAACGCCGCGATCCTGGCGCGCATTCCGGCCGGACGCTGGGGCACGCCATCGGAACTCGGCGGTGCCGCCGTATTCCTGGCATCGGCAGCATCCGACTACGTCCACGGCACCGTCATCCCCGTCGATGGCGGCTGGCTCGCACGATAA